TTTCAAATCAGCTTTCTAAAATTGATAACTTGCAAAAAGGGTATGATCTAAAATCGCAACAAGTGACTGCTTTAAATAAATCAATAGATGTTTCTAACGATTTGTTTAAGTCAGCGAGAATTGATTATTTCGAAGTTCTAATGACACAACGTGACGCATTAGAAGCTAAACTTGAATTGATAGATACAAAGAAAGAGCAGTTGAATGCTGCAGTCTATGTGTATAAAGATTTAGGTGGTGGTTGGAAATAAAATTAGTTATTTGTAGTTAAAAAACCTCTTGAGAGTAAAGTCTTAAGAGGTTTTTTTGTATTTAAAATTATTCGGTTTTTAAACCAATAGTATGCCAGCCTCTTTATATGGTTTTAAAGCTTCTTCTTCGGGAGAGATATTAGTTACCAAGATATTAATGTCTTTAATTGGACACACAAAATAAGCTTCGGCAGTTCCGATTTTTTCAATTGAACTTAGTGCTATAACGGTATTTGAATTTTGAATCATGTTCTTTTTAATTTGTGAATCATCATATATAATACCTGTTACTCCACGTTCATGATGCATACTACAAACCCCTAAAAGACAAACATCGGCTCTAAAATTTCTGAAGAAATCAATAGTTTCAATACTTGCAGTAGCAAACGATGTTTTGCACATTTTTCCACCAGCAAAGATTAATTCGATGTTGGGTAAATCTTCTATTAGTACTGCTACAGGAAAACTATTTGTGATAACAGTCAATTTTAAATCATAAGGAAAACTAGCGACTAAAGCTAAAGAAGTTGTTCCTCCATCAATAAAAACTACCTGTCCATCTTTTAAATAGGAGATTGCTTTTTCGGCAATAATTTTCTTGCTCTCAAGATCGTGTTTTTCTCTATTCCTAAAATGCAACGGAATAGGAGACGGAGCTACTGCGCCTCCGCGAACTGCTTTTAGTAAGCCTTGATCAGAAAGCTCTTTTACATCTCTTCTAACAGTATCTTCAGAAACATTTAAATACTCACTAAGTTCCAATAAAGTAACTCTATGTTCTTTTGATAAGTATTCTAAAATCACGTTTTTGCGTTCTTCTTTTTTCATATGTTGCAAAGTTATATTGCAAAAATAATAAAATATTGCAACATATTGCAATATTTGCGTAGATTTGTAGCAAAATAATTTGCAATGAAAAAGAAAACTATTGCTGTCGATATGGATGGCGTACTTGCTGATATAGAAGTTAGCTTGATAGAACATTATAATAAAGAATGCGGAACGACTCTTTCAAGAGAGAGTATTCAGGGAATGAGTGAGGATGAGGCTTTTAATGGAAGAACTATTTTACGCAAAATTTTAAATTCTGAAAATTTTTTCAGATCACTACCTGTTATGCCAGATGCTGTGGAGAGTTTACGAAAGTTGCAAGAAAACTTTGAAATCTTTATCGTTTCTGCAGCTACAGAATTCCCGATGTCTCTTCATGAGAAAATAGAATGGTTGGGAGAGCATTTTCCTTTTATCAAATGGGAGAATATCATCTTATGCGGAAGTAAAAAAATTATCAGTACAGATTATATGATTGACGATCACAGTAAAAATTTAGATCATTGTATGGGTGAGCCTATAATGTTTACTGCATTTCATAATATAAATCAAACACATCACCTAAGAGTGAATAATTGGAAGGAAGTACTAGAAACGTTAGAAAAAACGCTCTAGATCTATTTGTTTTATTACATTTTGACAGCTTGAAAAAGCAATTAAACTGCCTATGAATCTGATTCGGGCAGTTTTTTTTTGATAGTAGTGTAATGAAAAAATTAAACCTTTTTTTTCCAAAAGTTCAATACTCCATCACAAGCAGATTGTTCTAAGTCAAAACTCTCCGGAATTTCCTCCCAAGTACTCCAATAAGTTACTAATCTAGTTCCTTTGGGAGTTTTTGCCAATTGTTCTTTTACGTAATTTGAGTAAGAATGAAATAACTCTTTTTCTGGAACTATTATTTTGTCAATTGGACAGGTAATATCGATATTTTCGTAGAAGGAGTTATAAAAATAAAAAGCATCATAATCTGAAAAGGAAATCTGATTGATGTTTGAATGTATAAATTCAACATTTTTTATATTATGCTTTTCAGCTATTTTTTTAGACACTTTTATAAGTGATTCTCTTTGTTCGACACCATAAAATTTACCTCTTGTAGAGGCGGCGCCTACTAAGCAAAACTTTCCTGCTCCAGCACCTATGTCTAATACTTTTTTATTGGGTTTGTCTACCAGATAATCAGCGGCAACCTTAGCAATTTCTACCGGTGTCCAATGTCGTTCAGAAAGCCTTTTGACGCGCGTTGAGTACAATTCGTTAAATGTACTGTCTTCAACATCTATGTTTAGTCGTAGTTGTTTAAAAATCATTTAATTGTTTTTGTATTCTCGATTCAATAAATAGTATAGTTTTTATATTTACTATGACTCTTTTGATTCGGTTATTATAAGATAGATAATACTTTGGGGAAAAGGAATTTGACCAAGATAGCGCTAGTTATTGTAATTTCATAATTAATTCATGATTTATTTATGTTTGATTTTCTTAACTTTGCCACATGAATAATCATATTGTTTCTCAAGCTTCAGATTTTAATACCAACGACTTAAAGCTAAAAGGCTTTAAAGTGTACGAAGTTAATAGTGGTGTCAATGCTGTTCCTACTTATAATCGTAGGGATTTTTACAAAATTTGTATTAACACCAGCAAAAGCCTAATTCATTATGCAGATAGAGGTATTGAAACTGACGGTACCATATTATTTTTTGGAAATCCTCGTATTCCATATTCTTGGGAAATTATTTCACCTATTTACCGTGGCTATGCTTGTGTTTTTACGGAAGAGTTTTTAAAGGTCAATTATCGTTCTGATAGTCTTAATGAATCGCCTTTGTTTAAAATTGGTGGGACTCCTATATTTACATTAACTACTGCTCAAGAGGAGTTTATAACTTCGATGTTTGCGAAAATGATTGTAGAACAAGACACTGATTATATTTTTAAAGACGATTTAATTCGGAATTATATCAATCTGATTATTCATGAATCATTAAAAATGCAACCTACAGAAAACTTCTTTAAACATAAGAATGCTTCTTCTCGTATTACTACTCTTTTTTTAGAACTTTTAGAAAGACAGTTTCCAATTGAAACAAAAGACCAACCACTTAAGCTTAAAACACCACAAGATTATGCTCAAAATCTTGCTGTACATGTCAATCACCTGAATCGTTCGGTAAAGGAAATCACAGGTAAATCGACTACAACACATGTCAGCGAAAGAATTATTAGCGAAGCAAAAGCACTTTTGCAACATACAGATTGGAGTATTGCAGACATAGGATTTTCACTTGGATTTGAATATCCGAGTTATTTTAATAACTACTTTAAAAGACTAACAGGAACTGTACCTAAAACGTTACGAGTGTAAATTGTTTCATATTCTTAATTTTTTGTTTGATAATTGTTATCTGATAATGTCTTTGCCAAAGTAAATTTGCACAGAGATAATTAGTATTAATTAATATCAGATTATTAGCTAGATAGTAAGGTTTGTATTGCTTACCGCTTCTTTAAATTTAGTTTGTACTGATGTATAAAACAGAACTATTATGGATACAAAAAAAAAGGAATCAAACAATACTATCTTTCCAAAAGGAGACCCAGCTTCTGCAGATTACTTTACAGGGAATGCTTGGGTAAAAATGCTTGTTCCAGATGACAGGGCATTAAACACTGTTATAGGAAATGTTGTTTTTGAAGCTGGTGCTAGAAATAACTGGCATACACATCCTGGAGGTCAAATACTTATTGTTACACATGGTGTAGGGTACTACCAAGAAGAGGGCAAACCTATTCAATTACTCAATATTGGAGATGTTGTTTCTATTTTACCCGAAGTAAAACACTGGCATGGCGCATCACCAGATAGTGAATTTACTCATATAGCAATAAGTACGAATACTCAAAACGGCATTGTCAATTGGTTAGAAAGAGTTACTGATGAACAATACAATACCTTTAAGTAGTCTTGAAGTGTAGAAGTGTTGTATAGCCTCAATATTAATTTAAAATCAAATTTTAGAAAAGGAA
The nucleotide sequence above comes from Flavobacterium branchiarum. Encoded proteins:
- a CDS encoding (R)-mandelonitrile lyase; this translates as MDTKKKESNNTIFPKGDPASADYFTGNAWVKMLVPDDRALNTVIGNVVFEAGARNNWHTHPGGQILIVTHGVGYYQEEGKPIQLLNIGDVVSILPEVKHWHGASPDSEFTHIAISTNTQNGIVNWLERVTDEQYNTFK
- a CDS encoding helix-turn-helix domain-containing protein, translated to MNNHIVSQASDFNTNDLKLKGFKVYEVNSGVNAVPTYNRRDFYKICINTSKSLIHYADRGIETDGTILFFGNPRIPYSWEIISPIYRGYACVFTEEFLKVNYRSDSLNESPLFKIGGTPIFTLTTAQEEFITSMFAKMIVEQDTDYIFKDDLIRNYINLIIHESLKMQPTENFFKHKNASSRITTLFLELLERQFPIETKDQPLKLKTPQDYAQNLAVHVNHLNRSVKEITGKSTTTHVSERIISEAKALLQHTDWSIADIGFSLGFEYPSYFNNYFKRLTGTVPKTLRV
- a CDS encoding DeoR/GlpR family DNA-binding transcription regulator; this encodes MKKEERKNVILEYLSKEHRVTLLELSEYLNVSEDTVRRDVKELSDQGLLKAVRGGAVAPSPIPLHFRNREKHDLESKKIIAEKAISYLKDGQVVFIDGGTTSLALVASFPYDLKLTVITNSFPVAVLIEDLPNIELIFAGGKMCKTSFATASIETIDFFRNFRADVCLLGVCSMHHERGVTGIIYDDSQIKKNMIQNSNTVIALSSIEKIGTAEAYFVCPIKDINILVTNISPEEEALKPYKEAGILLV
- a CDS encoding 5' nucleotidase, NT5C type encodes the protein MKKKTIAVDMDGVLADIEVSLIEHYNKECGTTLSRESIQGMSEDEAFNGRTILRKILNSENFFRSLPVMPDAVESLRKLQENFEIFIVSAATEFPMSLHEKIEWLGEHFPFIKWENIILCGSKKIISTDYMIDDHSKNLDHCMGEPIMFTAFHNINQTHHLRVNNWKEVLETLEKTL
- a CDS encoding methyltransferase domain-containing protein; its protein translation is MIFKQLRLNIDVEDSTFNELYSTRVKRLSERHWTPVEIAKVAADYLVDKPNKKVLDIGAGAGKFCLVGAASTRGKFYGVEQRESLIKVSKKIAEKHNIKNVEFIHSNINQISFSDYDAFYFYNSFYENIDITCPIDKIIVPEKELFHSYSNYVKEQLAKTPKGTRLVTYWSTWEEIPESFDLEQSACDGVLNFWKKKV